Proteins encoded in a region of the Veillonella parvula genome:
- a CDS encoding ubiquinone/menaquinone biosynthesis methyltransferase, which translates to MNTKEFKTYADKEKFVQGVFSNIAKNYDLMNTVLSFGQDYFWRKFSVKAMNIGPHQYVLDVACGTCVFTKEALRQEPTLKVEALDFNSEMLNQGRVRIEAAGLLNQVNLVQGDAMALPYEDNTFDAAMSGFAMRNVPDIKQVLSEMQRVVKPGGKVVVLELAKPSMFGFKQLYNFYFSYILPIIGKLSKDNSSYAWLPESLRRYPHQSEILEIWKSLGYENATYHELTGGIVAVHEGVVPENSIVDNK; encoded by the coding sequence ATGAATACTAAAGAATTTAAAACGTATGCAGATAAAGAGAAATTTGTACAAGGCGTTTTTTCTAATATTGCAAAAAACTATGACTTAATGAATACGGTGTTAAGCTTTGGACAAGATTATTTTTGGCGTAAATTCTCTGTAAAAGCGATGAATATCGGTCCTCACCAATATGTACTTGATGTGGCATGTGGCACTTGTGTATTTACGAAGGAAGCATTACGTCAAGAGCCCACTTTGAAGGTAGAGGCATTAGACTTTAATAGTGAAATGCTAAATCAAGGTCGTGTTCGTATTGAGGCTGCTGGTTTACTTAATCAAGTAAATTTAGTACAAGGTGATGCCATGGCCTTACCATATGAGGATAATACATTTGATGCTGCAATGAGTGGCTTTGCAATGCGAAATGTTCCAGATATTAAGCAGGTATTGTCTGAAATGCAACGCGTGGTAAAACCAGGGGGGAAGGTTGTGGTGTTAGAACTTGCAAAACCAAGTATGTTTGGGTTTAAACAGTTATATAACTTCTATTTTTCATATATATTGCCTATTATAGGAAAATTGAGCAAAGATAACTCTTCCTATGCATGGCTTCCAGAATCTTTACGTAGATACCCGCATCAAAGTGAGATTTTAGAAATCTGGAAATCTCTTGGATATGAAAATGCCACCTATCATGAATTGACAGGCGGCATTGTAGCTGTACACGAAGGTGTGGTACCGGAAAATTCTATTGTAGATAATAAGTGA
- a CDS encoding SIMPL domain-containing protein, with protein sequence MKLSKHLLSKAVAIAAICATMGTTTLAAPQGTFDTSEINITGQASRSVAPNYAILTLGITSQNTNINAAKSNNDRIMSNLISQLANLGVAKKDIYTSSISINPTSDYQDGKRINTGYNVSNHVTVKINNLDNVGKVVDAAVSAGANDINNLSFQNDVSQQLSDSLTTEAIQNGRHKAEVIAAALGRTLGPVKTVSISTTETSTMDSGYYRNPVMLKAALETTTPVEKGSLIVSQDANITYYLQ encoded by the coding sequence ATGAAACTATCAAAACATTTATTATCAAAAGCTGTAGCTATAGCTGCTATATGTGCTACTATGGGAACTACCACATTAGCTGCACCACAGGGCACATTTGATACTTCAGAAATTAATATTACTGGTCAAGCGTCTCGATCTGTAGCACCTAACTATGCGATTTTAACACTTGGTATTACAAGCCAAAATACCAATATCAATGCTGCAAAATCTAATAATGATCGTATTATGAGTAATTTAATTAGTCAATTAGCTAACTTAGGTGTTGCAAAAAAAGACATCTATACATCTAGCATTTCCATCAATCCAACGAGCGACTATCAAGACGGCAAACGCATCAATACAGGTTACAATGTATCAAATCATGTAACAGTTAAGATCAATAACCTTGATAACGTAGGAAAGGTTGTCGATGCCGCTGTTAGCGCTGGTGCTAACGACATCAACAACCTTTCATTCCAAAATGATGTGTCTCAACAATTATCTGATTCTTTAACTACAGAAGCGATTCAAAACGGTCGCCATAAAGCAGAAGTTATCGCAGCTGCCCTCGGTCGTACATTGGGACCAGTAAAAACTGTTTCCATTAGCACAACTGAAACTAGCACAATGGACTCTGGTTACTATCGTAACCCAGTAATGCTAAAAGCAGCTCTCGAAACTACTACGCCTGTAGAAAAAGGCTCTTTAATAGTTTCACAAGACGCTAACATCACTTATTATCTACAATAG